In Rothia mucilaginosa, one genomic interval encodes:
- a CDS encoding glutamate ABC transporter substrate-binding protein: protein MQKYSRRLAALAAAASLALTGVLAGCSSADSDHKIRIGIKVDQPGLGYQDGNTYTGFDVEVARYVAGKLGYSEEQIEFVESPAANRENMLNTGQVDMIFATYSISESRKKTVDFAGPYYTAGQDLLVRADNTDIHGPDDLNGKNLCSVTGSTSAQKVQDKFAKNVNLVKQNSYSDCVVALNGGVVDAVTTDDITLAGLAATKANKGKLKVVGSPFTTERYGVGLPKGTDKCEAVNNAINEMVADGTWEKLITKYTEGTGYHYNTETNPPHLGTSCA, encoded by the coding sequence ATGCAAAAATATTCACGTAGGCTCGCGGCACTCGCCGCAGCAGCTTCCCTCGCTCTGACCGGCGTCCTCGCCGGATGCTCCAGCGCAGACAGCGACCACAAGATCCGCATCGGCATCAAAGTAGACCAGCCCGGCCTCGGTTACCAGGACGGCAACACCTACACCGGTTTCGACGTGGAGGTGGCACGCTACGTCGCCGGCAAGCTCGGCTACTCCGAAGAGCAGATTGAGTTCGTAGAATCCCCCGCCGCTAACCGCGAAAACATGCTCAACACTGGTCAGGTAGACATGATTTTTGCGACCTACTCCATCTCTGAAAGCCGCAAGAAGACCGTGGACTTCGCCGGCCCCTACTACACGGCTGGTCAGGACCTGCTCGTGCGTGCCGATAACACCGATATTCACGGCCCCGACGACCTCAACGGCAAGAACCTCTGCTCCGTGACCGGCTCCACCAGCGCCCAGAAGGTGCAGGACAAGTTCGCCAAGAACGTGAACCTAGTCAAGCAGAACAGCTACTCCGACTGCGTGGTCGCCCTCAACGGCGGCGTGGTGGACGCCGTCACCACCGACGACATAACCCTCGCCGGTCTGGCAGCCACCAAAGCGAACAAGGGCAAGCTGAAAGTGGTCGGCTCCCCCTTCACGACCGAACGCTACGGCGTGGGCCTGCCCAAGGGCACCGACAAGTGCGAAGCCGTGAACAACGCCATCAACGAGATGGTTGCCGATGGCACCTGGGAGAAACTCATCACCAAGTACACCGAAGGCACCGGCTACCACTACAACACCGAAACCAACCCGCCGCACCTGGGCACCTCCTGCGCCTAG
- the dapE gene encoding succinyl-diaminopimelate desuccinylase, with protein sequence MSVSPNISERHPVPQPPLNLDVSMPELTRALLDYESVSGNEQPIADAVHMALSFCPHLQLTRDGDAIIARTEFPPLPGVEGERTRIILAGHLDTVPLPTVEGSLGTVPSTVREEDGHSVLYGRGATDMKGGVAVQLKLAAELTAQDTDYNLTYIFYDNEEVASELSGLARLICNHGELITDADFGVLLEPTNGTIEGGCNGTMRFFVRTRGLAAHSGRAWRGENAIHALAPALAALASYEPKTIAVEGLDYREGLNAVQISGGVAGNVIPDAAAMHVNYRFAPDKTLDEAVAHVREVFAGYELDFVDLSPAARPGLDTPLAASLIEAVGQEPQPKYGWTDVARLSEIGIPAVNFGPGDALLAHTDNEHVSFSQLTRCHADLRAWLLSDRDED encoded by the coding sequence ATGAGCGTTTCCCCGAATATTTCTGAGCGTCACCCTGTACCGCAGCCGCCCCTGAACCTGGACGTGTCCATGCCCGAGCTGACGCGTGCCCTGCTGGATTACGAGTCGGTTTCCGGCAATGAGCAGCCAATTGCTGACGCCGTGCACATGGCGCTGTCGTTCTGCCCGCACCTGCAGTTGACCCGTGACGGGGATGCCATTATCGCCCGCACCGAGTTCCCGCCGTTGCCCGGCGTTGAGGGGGAACGCACCCGCATTATTCTTGCCGGTCACCTGGATACCGTGCCCCTGCCCACCGTTGAGGGTTCGCTGGGTACCGTGCCGTCCACGGTGCGTGAAGAGGACGGCCACAGCGTGCTCTACGGTCGCGGCGCCACCGACATGAAGGGCGGCGTTGCGGTTCAGCTGAAGCTTGCCGCCGAACTGACCGCGCAGGACACCGACTACAACCTGACCTACATCTTCTACGACAACGAAGAGGTCGCCAGCGAACTCTCCGGCCTGGCGCGTCTGATCTGCAACCACGGCGAGCTCATCACTGACGCAGACTTCGGTGTGCTGCTTGAACCGACCAACGGCACCATTGAGGGCGGTTGCAACGGCACCATGCGTTTCTTCGTGCGCACCCGCGGCCTTGCCGCCCACTCGGGTCGTGCATGGCGCGGCGAGAACGCAATTCACGCACTGGCACCGGCGTTGGCGGCGCTCGCCTCCTACGAACCGAAGACTATTGCGGTGGAGGGCCTGGACTATCGTGAGGGTCTGAACGCGGTGCAGATTTCTGGTGGTGTTGCCGGTAACGTGATTCCTGATGCGGCGGCAATGCACGTGAACTACCGGTTTGCCCCTGATAAGACCCTGGATGAGGCGGTCGCCCACGTGCGTGAGGTCTTCGCCGGATACGAGCTGGATTTTGTGGATCTTTCCCCGGCGGCTCGCCCCGGCCTGGACACCCCGCTGGCGGCTTCCCTGATTGAGGCGGTGGGACAGGAGCCTCAACCGAAGTACGGTTGGACGGATGTGGCGCGTCTGAGCGAGATCGGTATTCCCGCGGTGAACTTCGGCCCCGGTGACGCTCTGCTGGCTCACACCGATAACGAGCACGTGAGCTTTAGCCAGCTGACCCGCTGCCACGCCGATTTGCGTGCCTGGCTGCTCAGCGACCGCGACGAGGACTAG
- a CDS encoding amino acid ABC transporter permease: MSFFDQLGALLSKYDVVGAFMTNIELTLWAAIGSFVLGTVLALMRISPVPSLRWVGTAYVHTVRNTPLTIMMTFAILGVWTQFQLSFSHDFDTNFFVYAVIALSIYHSAFICEAIRSGVNTVPKGQAEAARAIGLGFFDTARLVIFPQALRGAITPLGNTLIALTKNSTVASVASVAEASGLMKSMIEFDANMVLAIFIMFAMGFVIIVVPIGALTTWSSRKLAVKR, encoded by the coding sequence ATGTCATTCTTTGACCAACTCGGCGCCCTCCTGTCCAAGTACGATGTGGTTGGCGCCTTCATGACCAATATTGAGCTGACCCTCTGGGCGGCTATTGGCTCGTTCGTCCTCGGTACCGTGCTGGCGCTCATGCGCATCAGCCCCGTCCCGTCCCTGCGCTGGGTGGGCACCGCCTATGTGCATACTGTCCGTAATACTCCGCTCACCATCATGATGACTTTCGCCATTTTGGGTGTGTGGACGCAGTTCCAGCTCTCCTTCTCGCACGATTTCGACACGAACTTCTTCGTGTACGCGGTCATTGCCCTGTCGATTTACCATTCGGCGTTTATTTGCGAGGCGATCCGTTCGGGTGTGAACACCGTGCCGAAGGGTCAGGCTGAGGCGGCACGCGCTATCGGTCTGGGTTTCTTCGACACCGCCCGTCTGGTGATTTTCCCTCAGGCTCTACGCGGTGCCATTACCCCGCTCGGCAATACTCTGATTGCGTTGACGAAGAACAGCACTGTCGCCTCGGTAGCGTCGGTGGCTGAGGCCTCCGGGCTGATGAAATCCATGATTGAGTTCGACGCGAACATGGTGCTCGCTATCTTCATCATGTTTGCGATGGGCTTCGTCATCATTGTTGTTCCCATTGGTGCGTTGACCACCTGGTCATCCCGTAAGCTGGCGGTGAAGCGATGA
- a CDS encoding DUF4253 domain-containing protein has protein sequence MPESTKSESTMSETYRHFTRLFPYPHERIPMGAPAADAMARYDELAKLGRAEGFVPFFLNLNDTVLESMVIAVSLEHDIIDDVETLTPEQVSAYTRAVLQRYRTARGGASAEEYGSAVIAQQLRRVADDGEDTSEDDPDDFNLNELVDEFMSSDFLPDEEPEDEAPTLSALLCYELLDEEEKGEMLLLQIPTDDPADIPAYLPFGGWNDCPDAETQLAFTHYWREKYGAIPAALDGADCLEFLVERPVTDPVEAKNLAVEQFAFCSDLPFQVFEDFEQLTEFIHQSRQWYFWWD, from the coding sequence ATGCCTGAATCAACTAAGTCAGAGTCGACGATGAGCGAAACCTACCGGCACTTTACGCGCCTTTTCCCCTACCCGCACGAGCGTATTCCAATGGGCGCTCCTGCCGCTGATGCCATGGCTCGTTACGATGAGTTGGCTAAGCTGGGGCGCGCGGAGGGGTTCGTCCCCTTCTTCCTAAACCTGAACGATACGGTGCTTGAAAGCATGGTTATCGCGGTGTCCCTTGAGCACGACATCATTGACGATGTTGAGACTCTGACCCCCGAGCAGGTGAGCGCCTACACTCGTGCCGTCCTGCAGCGTTACCGTACCGCCCGGGGTGGCGCCTCCGCCGAAGAATACGGCAGCGCAGTCATTGCCCAGCAGCTGCGCCGGGTTGCCGACGATGGCGAAGATACTAGCGAGGACGACCCGGACGACTTCAACCTCAACGAGCTTGTCGACGAGTTTATGAGCTCCGATTTTCTGCCCGATGAGGAGCCCGAAGATGAGGCCCCGACTCTTTCTGCCCTACTCTGCTACGAGCTCCTGGATGAAGAGGAGAAAGGCGAGATGCTCCTGCTGCAGATTCCGACCGATGACCCCGCCGATATTCCCGCGTACCTGCCCTTCGGCGGCTGGAATGACTGCCCGGACGCTGAAACGCAGCTGGCGTTCACCCACTATTGGCGTGAAAAGTACGGTGCCATCCCGGCGGCTCTTGACGGTGCTGACTGCCTAGAGTTTCTGGTGGAACGCCCCGTCACCGACCCGGTCGAGGCGAAGAATCTGGCGGTCGAGCAATTCGCATTCTGTTCCGATCTTCCGTTCCAGGTTTTTGAGGATTTTGAGCAGCTGACGGAGTTTATTCACCAGAGCCGCCAGTGGTATTTCTGGTGGGATTAG
- the galE gene encoding UDP-glucose 4-epimerase GalE — MKVLVTGGAGYIGSHTVLELLKAGHDVVVMDNLANSSEESLKRVAELAGRAPEFHKVDLLDLEGMKALFKQVRPDAVIHFAGLKAVGESAEKPLWYYQTNVAGTLNLLYAMDEADCHSIVFSSSATVYGEPESMPLIEKMNMDAQSCYGRTKEHIEDMLVDLAASDSKWNIALLRYFNPVGAHESGRIGEDPAGIPNNLVPFIAQVAVGRREHLNVFGNDYPTVDGTGVRDYIHVVDLADGHLKALNYITEHGGLHTWNLGTGNGYSVLQVLHAFEEACGKELPYKIVDRRPGDVAVSYADPSSALADLGWSASRDIKTMVRDHWNWQKNNPNGYEA; from the coding sequence ATGAAGGTACTCGTTACCGGCGGCGCCGGCTACATCGGCTCCCACACTGTACTTGAACTGCTCAAGGCAGGCCACGACGTCGTCGTCATGGATAACCTCGCGAACTCTTCCGAGGAGTCCCTCAAGCGCGTCGCTGAACTCGCTGGCCGCGCCCCCGAGTTCCACAAGGTTGACCTGCTCGACCTCGAAGGTATGAAGGCTCTCTTCAAGCAGGTTCGCCCCGACGCTGTGATTCACTTTGCGGGCCTGAAGGCTGTGGGCGAGTCCGCAGAGAAGCCGCTGTGGTACTACCAGACCAACGTGGCTGGCACCCTGAACCTGCTGTACGCAATGGACGAGGCTGACTGCCACTCCATCGTGTTCTCCTCCTCCGCTACCGTGTACGGTGAGCCCGAGTCCATGCCTCTGATTGAGAAGATGAACATGGATGCGCAGTCCTGCTACGGCCGCACCAAGGAGCACATCGAGGACATGCTGGTCGACCTGGCTGCGTCCGACTCCAAGTGGAACATCGCTCTGCTGCGTTACTTCAACCCCGTTGGTGCGCACGAGTCCGGCCGTATCGGTGAGGACCCGGCGGGTATCCCGAACAACCTAGTGCCCTTCATCGCGCAGGTTGCTGTGGGTCGCCGCGAGCACCTGAACGTCTTCGGTAACGACTACCCGACCGTCGACGGTACCGGCGTGCGCGACTACATCCACGTGGTTGACCTGGCTGACGGTCACCTGAAGGCGCTGAACTACATTACTGAGCACGGCGGCCTGCACACTTGGAACTTGGGTACCGGTAACGGCTACTCGGTTCTGCAGGTTCTGCACGCGTTCGAGGAGGCGTGCGGTAAGGAGCTGCCGTACAAGATTGTGGATCGTCGCCCCGGTGACGTTGCGGTCTCTTACGCTGATCCTTCCTCTGCTCTGGCGGATCTGGGTTGGAGCGCTAGCCGCGACATTAAGACCATGGTTCGCGACCACTGGAACTGGCAGAAGAACAACCCCAACGGTTACGAAGCCTAA
- a CDS encoding amino acid ABC transporter ATP-binding protein produces MSAQAAPEAQKNLIEIANVNKYYGTNHVLKNINLSVGKGEVVVLLGPSGSGKSTLCRTINRLETITSGSITIDGQELPEEGRALAKLRAEVGMVFQSYNLFAHKNILDNVTLGPRRIRKMSKSEAEAEAMNLLAKVGVDSQVHKMPAELSGGQQQRVAIARALAMKPKVMLFDEPTSALDPEMVNEVLDTMVSLAREGMTMIVVTHEMGFARKAADRIVFLADGEIIEEAHPDEFFTNPKSERAKDFLSKIINH; encoded by the coding sequence ATGTCCGCACAGGCAGCTCCCGAAGCGCAGAAAAACCTCATCGAAATCGCCAACGTCAACAAGTACTACGGCACCAACCACGTTCTGAAGAACATCAACCTTTCCGTGGGAAAAGGTGAGGTCGTCGTCCTCCTCGGCCCCTCCGGTTCCGGCAAATCCACCCTCTGCCGAACCATCAACCGCCTCGAAACTATCACCAGCGGATCCATCACCATTGACGGACAAGAACTACCCGAAGAAGGCCGCGCACTCGCCAAGCTCCGCGCCGAAGTCGGCATGGTCTTCCAGTCATACAACCTCTTCGCGCACAAGAACATCCTCGATAACGTAACCCTTGGACCCCGCCGAATCCGCAAAATGTCCAAGTCAGAGGCAGAAGCAGAAGCCATGAACCTGCTCGCGAAGGTTGGTGTGGATTCCCAGGTGCACAAAATGCCCGCAGAGCTTTCCGGCGGTCAGCAGCAGCGCGTCGCCATCGCCCGTGCACTCGCCATGAAGCCCAAGGTCATGCTCTTCGACGAACCCACCAGCGCGCTCGACCCCGAAATGGTCAACGAGGTGCTCGACACTATGGTCTCCCTCGCGAGGGAAGGCATGACCATGATCGTGGTGACCCACGAGATGGGTTTTGCCCGCAAGGCGGCAGACCGCATCGTCTTCCTTGCCGACGGCGAAATCATCGAAGAGGCGCACCCGGACGAGTTCTTCACCAACCCGAAGAGCGAGCGCGCCAAGGACTTCCTCTCCAAGATCATCAACCACTAA
- a CDS encoding amino acid ABC transporter permease, protein MKNPFISNDTRAASSVLFDEPGPIALRRIRIFNIAAVVLFVLFAVYVLTVMGQKGQLEAEKWTDLFTARAWSSYYLPGLASTLSAAAVSVVTSVAFGVVFGIARLSQYRVIRWFGTVVVEFFRAVPVLIMMIFFWLFLGKYSGLPPAQLPFIAVVIGLTLYNGSVIAELLRSGVKQLPRGQGEAGLAIGLTPTQTLIRILLPQAFTAMMPSMLSQFVVILKDTALGYIISYPELLASARRIGSGDGNVLQTLILAAALFVTVNFVLTAVATGITDRLASRTSAKVTRNLIPDALDNPNPPTVQMFVLPGDRK, encoded by the coding sequence ATGAAAAACCCTTTTATCAGTAATGACACCCGCGCCGCTTCTTCGGTGCTTTTCGACGAGCCGGGCCCTATTGCGCTGCGTCGTATCCGCATCTTCAACATTGCTGCGGTAGTCCTTTTTGTACTATTTGCGGTGTATGTGCTGACCGTGATGGGTCAGAAGGGGCAGCTGGAGGCAGAAAAGTGGACTGACCTGTTCACCGCCCGCGCCTGGAGTTCCTACTACCTGCCGGGCCTCGCCTCGACCCTGTCGGCGGCAGCGGTTTCGGTGGTTACCTCGGTTGCGTTCGGTGTGGTCTTCGGTATTGCTCGACTCTCGCAGTACCGCGTTATCCGCTGGTTCGGCACCGTGGTGGTGGAGTTCTTCCGCGCCGTGCCGGTGCTGATCATGATGATTTTCTTCTGGCTCTTTTTGGGCAAGTACAGCGGTCTTCCGCCTGCTCAGCTACCCTTCATCGCCGTGGTCATTGGTCTGACCCTGTACAACGGTTCGGTGATTGCTGAGCTGCTGCGTTCGGGTGTGAAGCAGCTTCCTCGCGGCCAGGGCGAGGCGGGTCTTGCGATTGGTCTGACCCCGACCCAGACGCTGATTCGGATCCTGCTTCCGCAGGCGTTCACCGCGATGATGCCCTCGATGCTCAGCCAGTTCGTGGTGATTCTGAAGGACACCGCACTCGGTTACATCATCTCCTACCCGGAGCTGCTCGCCTCGGCGCGCCGTATCGGTTCCGGTGACGGTAACGTGCTGCAGACCCTGATTCTGGCGGCGGCACTCTTCGTGACGGTGAACTTTGTTCTCACGGCTGTAGCAACCGGCATTACGGACAGGCTGGCATCGCGCACCTCCGCGAAGGTGACCCGAAACCTGATTCCGGACGCTCTGGATAACCCGAACCCGCCGACCGTTCAGATGTTCGTTCTGCCCGGCGACCGCAAGTAG
- the dapD gene encoding 2,3,4,5-tetrahydropyridine-2,6-dicarboxylate N-succinyltransferase, protein MGGMSENTPRYASGVALVNVVVSGEHAGTVLDAWFPAPSLTQTPDLSIADELEELAAEHPARNARTEVRTASINLDEAPEDAVDAYLRLHLLSHTLVRPNELNLDGLFGTLANVAWTNHGPVLAAEFQKLAIGLRKLGHLSVSHIDKFPRLVDYVIPAGVRIGDGDRLRLGAHLASGTTVMHEGFVNFNAGTLGTSMVEGRISQGVVVGDGSDVGGGASTMGTLSGGGTQRVSIGERSLLGAESGIGIALGDDCVVEAGLYVTAGSRVSVLLPGQEARVVKAAELSGVSNLLFRRNSISGAIEVLPRAKNTVELNEALHLN, encoded by the coding sequence ATGGGAGGCATGTCTGAAAACACTCCCCGTTACGCCTCCGGCGTTGCACTGGTCAATGTTGTTGTCTCTGGCGAGCACGCCGGCACCGTCCTGGATGCCTGGTTCCCCGCTCCCTCCCTCACCCAGACCCCCGACCTGTCCATCGCGGACGAGCTGGAGGAACTGGCCGCCGAGCACCCGGCGCGCAATGCCCGCACCGAGGTGCGTACCGCATCCATCAACCTGGATGAGGCACCCGAAGACGCGGTCGACGCGTACCTGCGTCTGCACCTGCTCTCCCACACTCTGGTTCGCCCCAACGAGCTGAACCTGGACGGCCTGTTCGGCACCCTGGCGAATGTTGCGTGGACCAACCACGGCCCGGTGCTTGCCGCCGAGTTCCAGAAGCTAGCGATTGGTCTGCGCAAGCTGGGCCACCTGAGCGTGAGCCACATTGATAAGTTCCCGCGCCTGGTGGATTATGTGATTCCCGCCGGCGTGCGCATTGGTGACGGTGACCGTCTGCGCCTGGGTGCGCACCTGGCGTCCGGCACGACCGTGATGCACGAGGGCTTCGTGAACTTCAACGCCGGTACCCTGGGCACTTCCATGGTTGAGGGCCGTATTTCTCAGGGCGTTGTGGTGGGCGACGGCTCGGATGTGGGTGGCGGCGCCTCCACGATGGGTACTCTTTCCGGTGGTGGCACTCAGCGCGTCTCTATTGGTGAGCGTTCCCTGCTGGGTGCGGAGTCCGGTATCGGTATTGCCCTGGGCGATGACTGCGTGGTTGAGGCTGGCCTGTATGTGACCGCCGGTTCGCGCGTGAGTGTTCTGCTGCCCGGTCAGGAGGCGCGCGTGGTGAAGGCTGCGGAGCTGTCCGGTGTGTCGAACCTGCTGTTCCGCCGCAATTCGATTAGCGGCGCGATTGAGGTTCTGCCGCGTGCGAAGAACACCGTGGAGCTGAACGAGGCGCTACACCTGAACTAG